From Synechococcus sp. A10-1-5-1, a single genomic window includes:
- a CDS encoding citrate synthase, whose product MAEEATPTAATPVYRPGLEGVPATQSAVCDIDGQKGLLTYRGYRVDELARQSTFLETTYLLIWGELPDAEQLAAFEQEVQMHRRVSFRIRDMMKCFPASGHPMDALQSSAASLGLFYSRRALDNPEYIYSAVVRLIAKIPTMVAAFQLIRKGQDPIQPRDDLPYAANFLYMLTEREPDPLAARIFDACLILHAEHSLNASTFSARVTASTLTDPYAVVASAVGTLAGPLHGGANEDVLAMLETIGSADQVRPWLDQAIAEKRKIMGFGHREYKVKDPRAVILQKQAEELFDQFGHDPLYDLARELEAVAAERLGPKGIYPNVDFYSGLVYRKLGIPQDLFTPIFAIARTAGWLAHWKEQLGANRIYRPTQIYTGSTGRDWQPIEGR is encoded by the coding sequence ATGGCTGAGGAGGCAACCCCAACAGCAGCGACTCCGGTGTATCGCCCGGGTCTGGAGGGGGTGCCTGCGACGCAATCGGCGGTGTGCGATATCGACGGCCAGAAGGGACTGCTGACCTATCGCGGTTACCGGGTTGATGAGCTGGCCCGGCAGAGCACGTTCCTTGAGACCACCTATCTGCTGATCTGGGGTGAGCTTCCCGACGCGGAGCAGCTGGCGGCCTTTGAGCAGGAGGTGCAGATGCACCGCCGGGTCAGCTTCCGGATCCGGGACATGATGAAGTGCTTCCCGGCCAGTGGCCATCCGATGGATGCGCTGCAGAGCAGTGCGGCCTCCCTGGGTCTCTTTTATTCGCGCCGCGCCCTCGACAACCCTGAATACATCTATTCAGCGGTGGTGCGCCTGATCGCCAAGATCCCCACGATGGTGGCGGCGTTCCAGTTGATCCGCAAAGGTCAGGATCCGATTCAGCCCCGGGATGACCTGCCCTATGCGGCCAACTTCCTCTACATGCTCACCGAGCGTGAGCCTGACCCCCTGGCGGCGCGCATTTTTGATGCCTGCTTGATACTTCACGCCGAGCACAGCCTCAACGCCAGCACCTTCAGTGCGCGGGTGACGGCCAGCACCCTGACCGACCCCTACGCCGTGGTGGCGTCGGCCGTGGGAACCCTGGCGGGCCCCCTCCATGGCGGTGCCAACGAAGACGTCCTGGCGATGCTCGAAACCATTGGCTCAGCTGACCAGGTGCGGCCCTGGCTGGATCAGGCCATTGCGGAGAAGCGCAAGATCATGGGTTTCGGCCATCGCGAGTACAAGGTCAAGGACCCCCGGGCCGTGATCCTGCAGAAACAGGCGGAGGAGCTCTTCGATCAGTTCGGCCACGATCCCCTTTACGACCTGGCGCGGGAGTTGGAGGCTGTTGCCGCTGAGCGGCTGGGTCCCAAAGGGATCTATCCCAACGTCGACTTCTATTCCGGGCTGGTGTACCGGAAGCTGGGGATCCCCCAGGATCTGTTCACTCCGATCTTCGCGATCGCACGCACCGCAGGTTGGTTGGCCCACTGGAAAGAACAGCTGGGGGCCAACCGCATCTACCGCCCCACACAGATCTACACCGGCTCGACCGGTCGCGATTGGCAGCCGATCGAAGGCCGTTAA
- the nuoH gene encoding NADH-quinone oxidoreductase subunit NuoH, producing the protein MSAGLDLEASFTDVLQGFGLSPGMAHLLWLPLPMLVVLVAAVVGVLVNVWLERKISAAVQQRIGPEYAGALGILQPLADGLKLLFKEDIIPARADGLLFTLGPVLVLVPVILSWLVVPFGQHLLISNVGVGIFLWISLSSIQPIGLLMAGYASNNKYSLLGGLRAAAQSISYEIPLALAVLAVVMMSNSLSTVDIVNQQTGAGILSWNIWRQPVGFVIFWICALAECERLPFDLPEAEEELVAGYQTEYAGMKFALFYLGSYINLVLSALLVAVLYLGGWGFPLPVEWVVNLTGQPIDAPLVQVITATTGIVMTVLKAYLLVFFAILLRWSVPRVRIDQLLDLGWKFLLPVALVNLLVTAGLKLAFPAFFGG; encoded by the coding sequence GTGAGTGCCGGCCTCGACCTCGAGGCCAGCTTCACCGACGTCTTGCAGGGCTTCGGCTTGTCGCCGGGGATGGCTCACCTGCTCTGGCTTCCCCTGCCGATGCTGGTGGTCTTGGTGGCCGCCGTCGTGGGCGTTCTGGTGAACGTCTGGCTGGAACGCAAAATTTCAGCGGCCGTCCAGCAGCGCATTGGCCCCGAATATGCCGGTGCCCTGGGCATCCTTCAGCCCCTGGCCGATGGCCTGAAGCTCCTTTTCAAAGAAGACATCATTCCGGCTCGGGCCGATGGCTTGCTCTTCACCTTGGGCCCGGTGCTGGTGCTGGTGCCGGTCATCCTGAGCTGGCTGGTGGTGCCCTTCGGCCAGCACCTGCTGATCAGCAACGTTGGGGTGGGGATCTTCCTCTGGATCTCCCTCAGCAGCATCCAGCCCATCGGTCTGCTGATGGCCGGTTACGCCTCCAACAACAAGTACTCCCTCCTGGGTGGCCTGCGCGCGGCAGCCCAGTCGATCTCCTATGAGATCCCCCTGGCCTTGGCTGTGCTGGCCGTGGTGATGATGAGCAACTCCCTGAGCACCGTTGACATCGTCAACCAGCAGACCGGCGCGGGAATCCTCAGCTGGAATATCTGGCGCCAGCCCGTGGGCTTTGTGATCTTCTGGATCTGCGCCCTGGCGGAGTGTGAGCGCCTTCCCTTCGACTTGCCAGAGGCTGAAGAGGAGTTGGTCGCCGGCTACCAGACGGAGTACGCCGGCATGAAGTTTGCCCTCTTCTACCTGGGCAGCTACATCAACCTGGTGCTCTCCGCCCTGCTGGTGGCGGTGCTCTATCTGGGTGGCTGGGGCTTCCCTCTCCCGGTGGAGTGGGTGGTGAATCTGACCGGCCAACCGATCGATGCTCCCCTGGTGCAGGTGATCACCGCGACGACAGGCATTGTGATGACCGTGCTGAAGGCCTACCTGCTGGTCTTCTTCGCAATCCTGCTGCGCTGGAGCGTTCCCCGGGTGCGCATTGACCAGCTGCTGGACCTCGGTTGGAAGTTCTTGCTGCCGGTCGCCCTGGTCAATTTGCTGGTGACGGCTGGCCTCAAGCTGGCTTTCCCGGCCTTCTTCGGCGGCTAA
- the ndhI gene encoding NAD(P)H-quinone oxidoreductase subunit I, producing the protein MFGFLKKVGDYTRDAVGAANYLTQGLSVTFDHLRRRPITVQYPYEKLIPSERYRGRIHYEFDKCIACEVCVRVCPINLPVVDWVMNKATKKKELRNYSIDFGVCIFCGNCVEYCPTNCLSMTEEYELAAFDRHSLNYDNVALGRLPTSVTSDPAVLPLRELAYLPKGEMDPHGVDPNRPRAGKLPADVLETLPKEEND; encoded by the coding sequence ATGTTCGGGTTCCTCAAGAAAGTCGGTGACTACACCCGCGACGCGGTGGGTGCAGCCAACTACCTCACCCAGGGGCTTTCGGTCACCTTTGACCACCTGCGCCGCAGGCCGATCACGGTTCAGTACCCCTACGAAAAACTGATCCCGTCGGAGCGCTACCGCGGCCGAATCCACTACGAGTTCGACAAGTGCATTGCCTGTGAGGTGTGTGTGCGCGTCTGCCCGATCAACCTGCCGGTGGTGGATTGGGTCATGAACAAGGCCACGAAGAAGAAGGAGCTCCGCAACTACTCCATTGACTTCGGGGTGTGCATCTTTTGTGGGAACTGCGTGGAGTACTGCCCGACCAACTGCCTCTCGATGACCGAGGAGTACGAGTTGGCCGCCTTTGATCGCCACAGCCTGAACTACGACAACGTCGCCTTAGGGCGTCTTCCCACCAGCGTGACCAGCGATCCAGCGGTCTTGCCCCTGCGGGAGCTGGCCTATCTGCCGAAAGGGGAAATGGATCCCCATGGCGTTGACCCCAATCGCCCGCGGGCCGGCAAACTTCCCGCAGATGTCCTCGAGACCTTGCCGAAAGAGGAGAACGACTAA
- a CDS encoding NADH-quinone oxidoreductase subunit J, which yields MTIASSTQFICFVLLSAAVAIGALGVVLLPSIVYSAFLLGGVFLSVAGLYLLLNASFVAAAQVLVYVGAVNVLILFAIMLVNKQEDLAAIPGLAVRRLLSGAVCGGLFVLLLRVAFTTPWALPGPTPIGEEATIRIGEHLFSDYLLPFELASVLLLMAMIGAIVLARRDVFTTDVVTGEPADQGLIEKSRTPLLLEKTN from the coding sequence ATGACGATCGCTTCCTCTACGCAGTTCATCTGCTTTGTCCTGCTCTCGGCCGCGGTCGCGATCGGAGCCCTGGGCGTCGTGTTGCTCCCGAGCATCGTCTACTCAGCCTTCCTGCTGGGCGGTGTCTTCCTCTCGGTGGCCGGCCTTTATCTCCTGCTGAATGCCAGCTTCGTGGCGGCAGCGCAGGTGCTGGTCTATGTCGGCGCGGTCAACGTCCTGATCCTGTTCGCGATCATGCTCGTGAACAAACAGGAGGATCTAGCAGCGATCCCTGGCCTGGCAGTGCGTCGTCTGCTCTCCGGAGCCGTCTGCGGGGGCTTGTTCGTTTTGCTCCTCCGGGTTGCCTTCACCACCCCCTGGGCCCTGCCTGGTCCGACGCCCATCGGTGAGGAGGCCACGATTCGCATTGGCGAACACCTCTTCAGCGACTACCTGCTGCCGTTTGAGCTGGCTTCGGTTCTGCTGTTGATGGCGATGATCGGCGCCATTGTTTTGGCACGCCGGGATGTCTTCACCACCGATGTGGTCACCGGTGAACCGGCCGACCAAGGTCTGATCGAGAAATCCCGCACGCCCCTGCTCCTGGAGAAAACCAACTGA
- the nuoK gene encoding NADH-quinone oxidoreductase subunit NuoK encodes MTIELPTTVPLQGYLALAAILFCTGVWGLINSRNAVRVLMSIELMLNAVNINLMAFSNYLDGQLIRGQVFAIFVITVAAAEAAVGLAILLSLYRNRETVDMERFNLLRW; translated from the coding sequence ATGACCATCGAGCTGCCCACCACCGTTCCCCTCCAGGGCTACCTCGCACTGGCCGCGATCCTGTTTTGCACAGGTGTTTGGGGACTGATCAACAGCCGCAACGCCGTGCGGGTGCTGATGAGCATTGAGCTGATGCTCAATGCGGTGAACATCAATCTGATGGCGTTCTCCAACTACCTCGATGGTCAGCTGATTCGCGGTCAGGTCTTCGCGATTTTTGTGATCACCGTGGCCGCTGCTGAGGCTGCCGTCGGCTTGGCGATCCTTCTGTCTCTGTATCGGAACCGTGAAACGGTTGATATGGAGCGTTTCAACTTGCTGCGCTGGTAG
- a CDS encoding NAD(+) kinase translates to MRLETVWLIHRAASQAALRQARRCAQTLRDQGVKVAVAMSGASANPFPGLLADEGTHPDLAVVLGGDGTVLGAARHLAPLGVPILSFNVGGHFGFLTQERKLLGHGQEAEGALDLWQRLRDDRFALERRMMLEARTDSSDTVHTALNDLYLRPGIDEVTPTCVLELEIDGEVVDQFRGDGLIMSTATGSTGYSMAAGGPILHPGVEAIVVNPICPMSLSSRPLVVPPRAQLAVWPLGPSNSRVRLWKDGAFAAVLEPGDRCDVRRSPHHALMVLLEQSPSYYRTLTHKLHWAGSLTAAEPSPN, encoded by the coding sequence ATGCGCCTTGAGACCGTTTGGTTGATCCATCGAGCCGCCAGCCAGGCTGCTCTGCGCCAAGCCCGGCGTTGCGCCCAAACTCTGCGGGACCAGGGTGTGAAGGTCGCTGTGGCCATGAGTGGCGCCAGTGCGAACCCCTTCCCTGGTTTGCTCGCGGATGAGGGGACCCACCCCGATTTGGCTGTGGTGCTGGGCGGAGATGGAACGGTGCTTGGGGCCGCGCGTCACCTGGCACCCCTTGGGGTTCCAATCCTCTCGTTCAACGTCGGCGGGCACTTTGGCTTTTTGACCCAGGAGCGCAAGCTTCTGGGCCATGGTCAGGAAGCGGAAGGGGCTCTCGACCTCTGGCAGCGACTTCGGGATGATCGCTTCGCCCTCGAGCGCCGAATGATGCTCGAGGCCCGGACCGACAGCAGCGACACGGTCCATACGGCCCTGAATGACCTCTATCTGAGGCCTGGGATCGATGAGGTCACCCCCACCTGCGTGTTGGAGTTAGAGATTGACGGGGAGGTCGTGGATCAGTTCCGAGGGGATGGCCTGATCATGTCGACCGCGACCGGTTCGACGGGGTATTCGATGGCGGCGGGTGGCCCGATCTTGCATCCCGGTGTGGAGGCGATCGTGGTCAACCCCATCTGTCCGATGAGCCTTTCCAGTCGTCCGTTGGTGGTCCCGCCACGGGCGCAATTGGCGGTCTGGCCGCTGGGTCCCTCCAACAGCCGTGTACGCCTCTGGAAGGACGGTGCCTTTGCCGCGGTGCTCGAGCCTGGGGATCGCTGTGATGTGCGGCGTTCGCCCCATCACGCCTTGATGGTGCTGCTTGAGCAGAGCCCTTCCTATTACCGAACCTTGACCCATAAGTTGCACTGGGCCGGCAGTTTGACGGCTGCTGAGCCTTCTCCGAATTAG
- a CDS encoding CYTH domain-containing protein, translating to MALEIERRFLVSGQQWRDVVSWQRDFAQGYFPNSSAAMTSRVRLAGTEEAWLTLKFPAGGIARQEFEYPIPGADALALLERCEAKLIKRRFGLDLPGGDWVLDVFEGENAPLVIAEVELEQADQAVEIPHWCQREITGLGTFSNAALASHPFARWSETEQAPWQGALGQG from the coding sequence ATGGCCCTCGAGATTGAACGTCGCTTCCTGGTGTCAGGCCAGCAGTGGCGTGATGTGGTGTCTTGGCAACGGGATTTCGCCCAGGGCTATTTCCCGAATTCCTCGGCGGCGATGACCTCGCGGGTGCGCCTCGCTGGCACGGAGGAGGCGTGGCTGACCCTCAAATTCCCCGCCGGTGGGATCGCCCGTCAGGAGTTTGAGTACCCGATTCCTGGTGCCGATGCCCTGGCATTGCTGGAGCGCTGCGAGGCCAAGTTGATCAAGCGCCGCTTTGGCTTGGATCTACCCGGCGGGGATTGGGTTCTGGATGTCTTTGAAGGGGAGAATGCGCCGTTGGTGATCGCCGAAGTGGAGCTTGAGCAGGCCGATCAAGCTGTGGAGATCCCCCATTGGTGCCAGCGGGAGATCACGGGTCTTGGGACCTTCAGCAATGCGGCTCTGGCGAGTCATCCCTTTGCCCGCTGGAGCGAGACAGAGCAGGCGCCCTGGCAGGGAGCATTAGGTCAGGGCTGA
- a CDS encoding response regulator transcription factor — MTDRSSLGHSPMDLSERELEIIQLVAQGLTNQEIGEHLMISKRTVDNHVSNVFTKTGAKNRVALLNWAMDHGKICRDGFNCCNLPGDEE, encoded by the coding sequence ATGACTGATCGAAGCAGCCTCGGCCATTCCCCCATGGACCTCTCCGAGCGCGAACTTGAGATCATCCAACTGGTAGCCCAAGGACTAACCAATCAAGAGATTGGTGAGCACCTGATGATCAGCAAACGCACCGTGGACAACCACGTCAGCAACGTCTTCACCAAAACGGGCGCCAAGAACCGGGTGGCGCTCCTGAATTGGGCGATGGATCACGGCAAGATCTGCCGGGATGGCTTCAATTGCTGCAACCTGCCTGGGGACGAGGAGTAG
- a CDS encoding methylenetetrahydrofolate reductase has protein sequence MRLQQALEAGQFALTAEVMPPRGGEIKRTLEHAELLKDWVHAVNVTDGSRAVMRMSSLAVCRLLLDAGVEPVWQQACRDRNRIGLQADLLGAHALGIKNILCLTGDPVRAGDQPQARPVNELESVRLLQQVAAFNRGEDPVDGPLPDGPTELFAGAAADPQSPSWSGLNSRIRRKHQAGARFVQTQMVMDEDCLKRFVDEITAPLGLPVLAGVFLLKSAKNAAFINRVVPGACIPQAIIDRLAAASNPADEGITIAAEQVRRYAKTCQGVHLMAVKAEERIPLILERAGFSSRC, from the coding sequence TTGCGGCTACAGCAGGCGCTTGAGGCGGGCCAATTTGCCCTGACGGCAGAGGTGATGCCCCCGCGTGGCGGAGAGATCAAGCGGACCCTTGAGCACGCTGAGCTGTTGAAGGATTGGGTGCACGCGGTGAATGTCACCGATGGCAGCCGCGCTGTGATGCGCATGAGCAGCTTGGCGGTCTGCCGGCTCTTGCTCGATGCCGGCGTGGAGCCGGTCTGGCAGCAAGCCTGCCGTGACCGCAACCGCATTGGCCTACAGGCTGATCTGCTCGGAGCCCATGCCCTAGGCATCAAAAACATTCTTTGTCTGACTGGGGATCCGGTGCGCGCAGGGGATCAACCCCAGGCAAGGCCGGTCAATGAGTTGGAGTCGGTGCGCCTGTTGCAGCAGGTGGCGGCGTTTAATCGCGGTGAGGATCCGGTGGATGGTCCGCTGCCCGATGGCCCTACGGAGCTCTTTGCCGGTGCGGCCGCTGATCCGCAGAGCCCAAGCTGGAGCGGCCTGAACAGCAGGATCCGTCGCAAGCATCAAGCCGGGGCGCGTTTCGTCCAAACCCAGATGGTGATGGATGAGGACTGTCTGAAGCGCTTCGTTGATGAGATCACGGCGCCCTTGGGATTACCTGTGTTGGCGGGCGTGTTTCTGCTGAAGTCGGCTAAAAATGCGGCCTTCATCAACCGCGTTGTTCCCGGCGCTTGTATCCCTCAAGCGATCATTGATCGTCTCGCCGCCGCGAGCAATCCCGCCGATGAGGGGATCACGATTGCAGCAGAGCAAGTCCGTCGCTACGCCAAGACCTGCCAGGGGGTTCACCTGATGGCGGTGAAGGCTGAGGAGCGCATTCCTCTGATCCTGGAACGGGCGGGATTTAGCTCGCGTTGCTGA
- a CDS encoding NDP-sugar synthase: MKAMILAAGKGTRVRPITHTIPKPMIPILQKPVMEFLLELLREHGFTEIMVNVSHLAEEIENYFRDGQRFGVEIAYSFEGRIEDGELIGDAVGSAGGLKKIQTFQHFFDDTFVVLCGDALIDLDLSEAVKRHKAKGAMASLITKRVPRDQVSSYGVVVTDDDGRVKSFQEKPSVEDAASDMINTGIYIFEPEVLDFVPEGVPFDIGSDLFPQLVANGAPFYALPMDFEWVDIGKVPDYWQAIRSVLQGQVRQVQIPGKEIKPGIFAGLNVAANWDKIHVEGPIYVGGMTKIEDGATIIGPAMIGPSCHICEGATIDNSIIFDYSRIGPGVRLVEKLVFGRYCVDRNGDHFDLQEAALDWLITDARRQDYAKPSPQQKAMADLLGTELTISNAS; encoded by the coding sequence ATGAAGGCGATGATCCTGGCTGCCGGCAAGGGAACCCGTGTGAGACCCATCACTCACACGATCCCGAAGCCGATGATCCCGATCCTTCAGAAACCCGTGATGGAGTTTCTGCTGGAGCTTCTGCGGGAGCATGGGTTCACCGAGATCATGGTGAATGTCTCCCACCTGGCAGAGGAGATCGAGAACTACTTCCGTGATGGCCAGCGCTTTGGCGTTGAAATTGCCTACAGCTTCGAAGGCCGAATCGAAGACGGCGAACTGATCGGCGATGCCGTTGGTTCAGCTGGCGGCTTGAAAAAAATCCAGACCTTCCAACACTTCTTCGATGACACCTTCGTGGTGCTCTGTGGAGATGCCCTGATCGACCTCGATCTCAGCGAAGCCGTCAAGCGCCACAAAGCCAAGGGTGCGATGGCGAGCTTGATCACCAAGCGCGTCCCCCGCGATCAGGTCAGTAGCTACGGCGTTGTTGTCACTGACGATGACGGTCGGGTGAAGTCCTTCCAAGAGAAACCCTCTGTGGAAGACGCCGCTAGCGACATGATCAACACCGGTATCTATATTTTTGAGCCGGAAGTTCTGGATTTTGTCCCCGAAGGTGTCCCCTTCGACATCGGCTCGGACCTCTTCCCCCAGTTGGTTGCCAATGGGGCGCCCTTCTACGCGCTCCCGATGGACTTCGAGTGGGTCGACATCGGCAAAGTGCCGGATTACTGGCAGGCCATTCGTAGCGTTCTTCAGGGCCAAGTCCGCCAAGTGCAGATCCCTGGCAAGGAGATCAAGCCCGGCATCTTTGCGGGTCTCAATGTGGCAGCCAATTGGGACAAGATCCACGTCGAAGGTCCGATCTACGTCGGCGGGATGACCAAGATCGAAGACGGCGCCACGATTATTGGCCCCGCCATGATTGGACCGAGTTGCCACATCTGCGAAGGCGCCACGATCGACAACTCGATCATCTTTGACTACTCCCGCATCGGCCCCGGCGTTCGTCTCGTAGAGAAGCTGGTTTTTGGCCGCTACTGCGTCGACCGCAACGGCGACCACTTTGACCTTCAAGAAGCAGCTCTGGATTGGCTGATCACCGACGCTCGGCGCCAGGACTACGCCAAGCCTTCGCCGCAGCAAAAAGCGATGGCCGATCTACTCGGCACTGAGCTCACCATCAGCAACGCGAGCTAA
- a CDS encoding segregation/condensation protein A, protein MAEGGARLAIRLLQDAAERGDLDPWDVDVIAVVDGFLDQLRQRIEVPKLVAALNKGRGGSYEQDLAETSEAFLAASVLVSLKAEVLEAQTFPPEPELDESFDFDFDAEGQGWLLTPGLELPRKPERHLLRRPVAPPPLQRPVTLGELIRQLEDIAERLEQEEGQVRNRQRSRRYSDRAAIEQVAALAHREKLPETTAALSQFLLQWPQSLDWTGFEGLVEAWAEVAPEDLDSDRVGVFWALLFLCSQGKVELEQEGGLFGPLQLKRLLDERESVQLPLPSELGSARGPAREPIAA, encoded by the coding sequence GTGGCCGAAGGTGGCGCCAGGCTTGCGATCCGGCTGTTGCAAGACGCCGCCGAGCGGGGTGATCTCGACCCCTGGGACGTCGATGTGATCGCTGTCGTCGACGGCTTTCTTGATCAACTGCGGCAACGCATTGAAGTCCCCAAACTGGTCGCTGCGCTGAACAAAGGGCGCGGTGGTAGCTACGAGCAGGATCTCGCCGAAACCAGCGAAGCGTTTTTGGCCGCCTCAGTGCTGGTGAGCCTGAAGGCAGAGGTCCTCGAAGCCCAAACCTTCCCTCCTGAACCCGAACTCGACGAAAGCTTCGACTTTGATTTCGATGCTGAAGGGCAGGGCTGGCTGTTGACCCCAGGTCTGGAGCTGCCCCGCAAACCAGAGCGTCACTTGCTGCGTCGCCCGGTCGCTCCACCTCCGCTGCAGCGCCCGGTGACCCTGGGCGAATTGATTCGGCAACTCGAAGACATTGCCGAGCGCTTGGAGCAGGAGGAGGGGCAAGTCCGCAACCGCCAGCGCAGCCGCCGCTACAGCGACCGAGCCGCCATTGAGCAGGTCGCCGCCCTGGCCCACCGCGAAAAGCTGCCGGAGACCACCGCGGCCCTCAGCCAGTTCCTGCTGCAGTGGCCTCAATCACTGGATTGGACAGGATTTGAAGGCCTGGTAGAGGCCTGGGCTGAAGTGGCACCGGAAGACCTCGACAGCGATCGGGTGGGGGTGTTTTGGGCGCTGCTGTTCCTCTGCTCCCAGGGAAAGGTGGAGCTGGAACAGGAGGGCGGATTGTTCGGTCCGCTGCAACTCAAGCGCCTACTCGATGAGCGGGAATCCGTGCAACTCCCGCTGCCATCTGAACTGGGGTCAGCTCGGGGGCCGGCTCGTGAACCCATTGCGGCCTAA
- a CDS encoding LapA family protein has translation MKQLNFLLIFSFGLATVMFTLENTAPTTVRFLPGLTTTMPLAALLLVVGGIGATAAWVFAVWTGVVKRVESEMDPDQIEAQQVRIRELEEDVQRYRATVDAQLGLLPAAGESSAQGEVA, from the coding sequence ATGAAGCAGCTGAACTTCCTGCTGATCTTCAGCTTTGGTTTGGCCACGGTGATGTTCACCCTGGAGAACACGGCCCCCACCACCGTGCGCTTCCTGCCCGGGTTGACCACCACCATGCCACTTGCGGCACTGCTGCTCGTGGTGGGTGGCATTGGAGCGACCGCCGCCTGGGTGTTTGCGGTCTGGACCGGGGTCGTCAAGCGGGTTGAAAGCGAGATGGATCCGGATCAGATCGAAGCCCAACAGGTGCGCATTCGCGAGCTGGAGGAAGACGTCCAGCGCTACCGCGCCACCGTCGATGCCCAGCTGGGCCTCCTCCCAGCTGCTGGGGAAAGTTCCGCCCAGGGAGAAGTGGCTTAA